A single region of the Theileria annulata chromosome 4, complete sequence, *** SEQUENCING IN PROGRESS *** genome encodes:
- a CDS encoding SWI/SNF-related chromatin remodelling factor (ISWI homologue), putative (Tap579b07.q1c.C.cand.13 - score = 149.33;~SMART overlapping domains; PHD (SM00249) at aa 7-69, E()=2.83e-04; 82-129, E()=4.22e-12; 157-217, E()=6.50e-04; 1403-1462, E()=7.24e-02; 1463-1530, E()=1.71e+01; RING (SM00184) at aa 8-68, E()=1.50e+00; 83-128, E()=1.45e-01; 158-216, E()=4.62e+00; ZnF_NFX (SM00438) at aa 158-175, E()=0.00e+00; DEXDc (SM00487) at aa 340-542, E()=1.23e-21; HELICc (SM00490) at aa 1011-1095, E()=1.83e-20): MAPKRGWCKYCLDDYRQGDIIVRCSSCPRTFHRECLDHEFLTNSTATGYYQNNHDNPIDLSDFTCDSCQQYAQEIEIVNDERCKICKERNRDESDILLLCDGCPNSYHMSCLDLHVEPDSEKWYCPMCKPESFEGVNIRAHRRNPLLDTSEHVNSSICYVCQRHGKLLGCDFCSNSFHYDCLPEFDIGTFFNDMTIYMNCNLIQNTIADVWECPCCRGEDPFINQMHKRWTISQIEKNSKTRRKSILTWKGVITRYRNRFILAHREELAPFVTTKIIDQLIRTFISNKNKNKKEKIKDVESQLDQLQEEQLIESNKFVIKARKSCYYPSGRRRDSRPMRNGVALKPHQEDGVDWLLKSFLTGGAILADEMGLGKTIQTLCFLSYLKMMNIEGPHLIVVPLSTVGNWLREIHRFTPHLTVVKICGSKTERLHAMSDRLAYNGLYDLFVTTYETVKCEEAFFVETVPRWQCLILDEAHRIKNQSGALRHSMDRIVSNMRLLLTGKIHQINKFLGTPLQNNAQELFTLINFMFPELFRDSQIMEQAFNVKKRVRNEDEMNFTVQELESIKTLLSKIMLRRLKEQAISLPKKIFHDVWLPLSEETLKWYRTLMNIRTLMRENLSIKKLLGIVIKMRIICGHPRGIVSRPQQREKLLEFFKQDMEVQKQIESEANELNDLKGFTHIQASAKLTFLDKLLNQLHYENCIMIPNYLKMYNQHLKSLDQTLYRQFINTNPESLITSTDNQFLQPLKNPADMTSLLKIECEKLEQNKLGEPVNKFLSVQNGPVKIDFSDLNQFNLKAQLNFKPQNNLKLNLIESLKTESESSSFKRELENEDQSENSLKDGKVDKVSKKKKKKISKDLFLSTVENQYVRVPQNTSENKLYLSDCLHEVNLTQNCPYVSMRIYEKALEQEAKYKKSKEKRLYKFESTNLIEAAEDSTESLSNYINDPNRKTTRVIESDDENGDLFSSDDNTLVNGDKSGLNVEKNARGASEDSKVYMHKVLIFTQFQLVLDELETYCINRGWKYMRLDGSTNKLIRELDIREFNSSNSNYFVYLISTRAGGLGINLTAANHVVLYDEDWNPFIDLQAIDRAHRIGQKRNVHIWKLISEWTVEERMALIREKKLQLDKLILHNKTTKPETDGCDTDFTKNNVTNGESGKILDEEDVIISLSHAAMLKMMMHGNKALKCLEAEQITDLKLNEIIDRKRRAPPEHLDDTNDIDDVIIGSSNQVQGEDRVIIQLVKEEDEIDITQEDPSSQPKKKLTGLLVNDLINEEDTTDGYVSGVGGVTEAYGGEVNGVADDYGGEGTNGDTEGSVENHDNATASSEYGAVADNEVNVESSETSQPQEEPSLKKRGRKRKMVMELEQAGLLWRSVREKKKPSMIYTPMEWQKKGEGRVLKHETKCFCCSKPKNFKTTYKDKEGNDVEVDYGELIKCFRCPKSYHKFCERVSNIKKTWSCRWHECCLCFRKSSQCGNLLIHCSSCPTSFCYDCFPPDYTRHYVSEEYYYNLNQRGLVANSTNWIFFLCSKCKIESERKRRSISGEERDKHKKEQKELRSELLSTIKSKTDTLNSRENRRLQSIINREDKKRIEAMKMQESELEERHRQLYQSLFPINLIAEIKNRINSDILNDSTPDKSNSDKFDNSYKADNADRVPGSDRAAGSKMDADEVENVEKRDKSDRYDEDWGVGMRSKKRGLNFSNVRLPSRLLQFCDNCRIPLHNIYKYPEPCPFPKEYVKLDLEINVKKPKSEETPNHTLDTNTTAATTTNTTNTTSSNSTAPNSTNATPMATNNETTESSDKQKKIIKKCYCSLCYEKNGKRSVHFRRHCDLLTPEDKEEYKLRHERVEKAMELLNKLIPTTANSIDYTQFNNIKLKSLYNHMLDQCDSLYLKALINVGLLPSDTDGPTALRHAPNPIANPLDSTNTPNKPSDGPAVNDVSELTKNYIRSFNNIYKVQNNLVLPTLYKNNTDNT, encoded by the exons ATGGCTCCGAAAAGAGGATGGTGTAAATATTGCCTAGATGATTACCGCCAAGGCGATATCATTGTTAGAT GCTCAAGCTGCCCGCGCACATTCCACCGAGAGTGTCTGGACCACGAATTTCTGACAAATTCAACTGCAACGGGATATTACCAGAACAACCACGATAACCCGATTGATCTGTCAGATTTCACATGTGACTCGTGTCAGCAGTACGCACAGGAAATCGAAATTGTAAACGACGAAAGgtgtaaaatatgtaaGGAGAGAAACAGAGATGAGTCGGATATACTCCTCCTATGTGATGGCTGTCCCAACAGTTATCACATGTCGTGCCTAGATTTGCACGTAGAACCCGACTCGGAAAAGTGGTATTGCCCAATGTGCAAACCAGAATCATTTGAAGGAGTTAACATTAGAGCCCATAGAAGAAACCCTTTGTTAGACACAAGCGAACACGTTAACTCATCTATCTGTTACGTATGCCAAAGACACGGAAAACTTTTGGGCTGTGATTTCTGCTCAAACTCATTCCACTATGATTGTTTACCAGAATTTGATATAGGTACTTTTTTTAATGATATGACTATTTATATGaattgtaatttaatacaaa ATACTATTGCGGATGTGTGGGAATGTCCTTGTTGTCGTGGAGAGGACCCGTTCATTAATCAGATGCATAAGAGATGGACGATCTCACAAATCGAAAAGAATAGTAAAACCAGACGCAAATCTATACTTACATGGAAAGGGGTTATAACCAGATACAGAAATCGGTTCATTCTAGCGCACCGTGAAGAGTTGGCACCCTTTGTTACCACTAAAATTATCGATCAACTCATTCGAACATTCATTTCCAATAAAA ATAAGAATAAGAAGGAAAAGATTAAGGATGTGGAGAGTCAGTTGGATCAATTACAAGAAGAACAGCTTATTGAGTCGAATAAGTTTGTTATCAAGGCAAGAAAGAGCTGTTATTACCCAAGTGGACGGAGAAGAGATAGCCGTCCAATGAGGAATGGAGTAGCACTTAAACCACACCAAGAAGATGGAGTTGATTGGCTTCTCAAATCATTTCTAACTGGAGGAGCAATTTTAGCTGATGAAATGG GATTGGGTAAAACGATACAGACGTTGTGCTTTTTAAGTTACttgaagatgatgaataTTGAAGGACCACACTTGATAGTCGTGCCTTTGAGTACGGTAGGAAACTGGCTTCGAGAGATTCATAGGTTCACACCGCATCTGACAGTAGTTAAGATATGTGGATCAAAAACCGAAAGACTTCATGCAATGTCTGATCGCCTGGCATATAACGGACTATATGACCTGTTTGTAACGACTTACGAAACAGTAAAGTGCGAAGAAGCGTTCTTTGTAGAAACAGTACCCAGATGGCAGTGCCTAATCCTGGATGAAGCACACAGAATTAAAAACCAATCTGGAGCATTAAGACACTCAATGGATCGCATAGTCTCAAACATGAGATTACTACTAACAGGTAAAATTcatcaaattaataaattcttaGGAACACCGTTGCAAAATAATGCACAAGAATTGTTcacattaattaatttcatgTTCCCAGAATTATTCAGAGATTCCCAGATTATGGAACAG GCatttaatgtaaaaaaGAGAGTTAGAAATGAAGATGAGATGAATTTTACAGTGCAGGAGTTGGAGTCGATAAAGACACTGTTGTCAAAGATCATGCTTAGAAGACTGAAGGAACAGGCGATCAGTTTACCGAAGAAAATATTCCATGACGTGTGGCTGCCATTGAGTGAAGAAACACTCAAGTGGTACAGAACACTGATGAACATAAGGACGCTGATGAGAGAGAATTTGTCAATAAAAAAGTTGTTGGGAATTGTAATTAAGATGAGGATAATCTGTGGTCACCCGAGAGGTATAGTAAGTAGACCACAACAAAGAGAAAAGCTTCTGGAGTTTTTCAAACAGGATATGGAAGTACAGAAACAAATCGAGTCAGAAGCGAATGAACTCAACGACCTTAAAGGATTTACACACATCCAAGCATCAGCAAAACTAACGTTTCTCGACAAACTGCTTAACCAACTCCACTACGAAAACTGCATAATGATACCCAATTATCTCAAAATGTACAATCAACATCTGAAGTCACTAGACCAGACACTGTACCGACAATTTATCAACACAAACCCAGAATCTTTAATCACTTCAACAGATAACCAGTTTCTGCAACCATTAAAGAATCCAGCAGACATGACCAGTTTGTTGAAGATAGAATGTGAAAAGCTGGAACAGAATAAGTTAGGTGAACCGGTTAATAAGTTTCTGAGTGTTCAAAATGGGCCTGTGAAGATAGATTTTAGTGATTTGAACCAATTTAACCTCAAAGCCCAACTAAACTTTAAGCCCcaaaacaatttaaaattaaacctTATAGAATCATTAAAGACGGAATCGGAATCAAGTTCATTCAAAAGAGAActtgaaaatgaagatCAGAGTGAGAATAGTCTCAAGGATGGTAAAGTAGATAAAGTTAGCaaaaagaagaagaagaaaatatCAAAGGATTTGTTTCTGAGTACAGTAGAGAACCAGTATGTAAGAGTGCCCCAGAACACAAGTGAAAATAAGTTGTACCTGAGTGATTGTTTGCACGAGGTTAATTTAACACAAAATTGCCCCTACGTATCAATGAGGATATATGAAAAGGCATTAGAGCAGGAAGCAAAGTATAAAAAGAGTAAGGAGAAAAGGTTGTATAAGTTCGAAAGCACAAATCTAATTGAAGCGGCAGAAGATTCAACAGAGTCGCTGTCAAACTACATTAATGACCCGAACCGTAAAACAACCAGAGTTATAGAAtctgatgatgaaaatggAGATTTGTTTTCAAGTGATGATAACACACTTGTAAATGGTGATAAATCAGGGTTAAATGTTGAAAAGAATGCAAGAGGTGCTTCAGAGGATAGTAAGGTATATATGCACaaagtattaatatttacGCAATTTCAATTGGTATTGGATGAATTGGAAACATACTGTATAAATAGAGGTTGGAAGTATATGAGGTTGGATGGTAGTACAAATAAGTTGATAAGAGAGTTGGATATTCGTGAATTTAATAGCTCGAATAGTAACTATTTTGTGTATTTGATAAGCACAAGAGCAGGAGGGTTGGGGATTAACCTTACAGCAGCAAACCACGTGGTATTGTATGATGAGGATTGGAACCCGTTTATAGACCTTCAAGCGATAGATAGAGCACATAGAATAGGACAGAAGAGGAATGTACATATATGGAAATTAATTTCCGAGTGGACAGTGGAGGAAAGAATGGCGTTGATTCGTGAGAAGAAATTACAACTTGATAAGCTAATATTACATAATAAGACTACAAAGCCAGAAACTGATGGATGTGATACTGATTTCACTAAGAATAACGTGACGAATGGAGAAAGTGGTAAGATCTTGGATGAAGAAGACGTCATCATAAGTTTATCCCATGCAGCAATGTTAAAGATGATGATGCACGGGAATAAGGCGCTGAAGTGTCTTGAGGCAGAGCAGATAACGGATTTGAAGTTAAATGAGATCATAGATAGGAAGAGAAGAGCGCCTCCTGAGCATCTGGATGACACAAACGATATCGATGATGTGATTATAGGGTCGAGTAACCAGGTGCAGGGTGAAGACAGAGTCATTATCCAGCTTGTAAAGGAGGAAGATGAAATTGACATTACTCAAGAAGATCCTTCAAGCCAGCCTAAAAAGAAACTAACAGGTTTACTAgtaaatgatttaataaatgaagaGGATACAACAGATGGTTACGTTTCAGGAGTTGGAGGAGTTACAGAAGCGTATGGAGGTGAAGTAAATGGAGTTGCAGATGATTATGGAGGTGAGGGAACTAATGGAGATACCGAAGGTTCTGTAGAAAACCATGATAATGCCACAGCGAGTAGTGAGTATGGAGCTGTTGCTGATAATGAAGTGAATGTGGAATCATCAGAAACATCACAACCACAGGAAGAACCAAGTCTAAAGAAAAGAGGAAGGAAAAGAAAAATGGTAATGGAATTGGAACAAGCAGGATTATTGTGGAGAAGTGTAAGAGAAAAGAAGAAACCAAGTATGATATATACGCCAATGGAATGGCAAAAGAAGGGTGAAGGAAGAGTACTAAAACACGAAACTAAGTGTTTTTGTTGTTCAAAGCCTAAGAACTTTAAGACGACATACAAGGACAAGGAAGGGAATGATGTAGAAGTTGATTACGGAGAGTTGATAAAGTGTTTCAGGTGCCCAAAGAGTTATCACAAGTTCTGTGAGCGAGTATCTAACATTAAGAAAACATGGAGTTGCAGATGGCACGAGTGTTGTCTCTGTTTCCGAAAAAGTTCACAGTGTGGAAACCTACTGATCCATTGTTCAAGTTGTCCAACCTCCTTTTGCTATGACTGTTTCCCTCCAGATTACACTCGCCACTATGTCAGCGAGGAGTATTATTATAACCTTAACCAGCGAGGACTGGTGGCAAACTCTACGAACTGGATCTTTTTCCTCTGCTCAAAGTGCAAGATCGAGTCTGAGCGCAAGCGCAGGAGTATTTCTGGTGAGGAAAGAGACAAGCATAAGAAGGAACAAAAGGAGCTCCGTTCTGAGCTTTTAAGTACAATTAAGAGTAAGACAGATACGCTTAACTCCCGTGAAAACAGGCGTCTGCAATCGATAATTAACCGTGAAGATAAGAAACGTATCGAGGCCATGAAAATGCAGGAAAGTGAACTTGAAGAAAGACATCGACAATTGTACCAAAGCCTATTCCCCATCAATCTCATCGCCGAGATTAAAAATCGCATCAACTCTGATATTCTGAACGATTCCACACCAGATAAGAGCAATTCGGATAAATTTGACAACTCATACAAGGCCGATAATGCAGATAGAGTTCCCGGTTCAGATCGAGCTGCCGGTTCTAAAATGGATGCGGATGAGGTTGAAAATGTTGAAAAGCGTGATAAATCTGATCGATATGATGAAGATTGGGGAGTAGGTATGAGAAGCAAAAAACGTGGCCTAAACTTTTCAAATGTTAGACTACCGAGTAGACTACTTCAGTTTTGTGATAATTGCAGAATCCCACTCCACAACATTTACAAGTACCCAGAACCTTGTCCATTCCCAAAAGAATATGTTAAACTCGATCTTGAAATTAATGTCAAAAAGCCAAAATCTGAAGAAACGCCTAATCATACACTAGACACAAATACTACCGCCGCAACCACCACCAATACAACAAATACTACTTCTAGTAATAGTACCGCTCCAAATTCTACAAATGCTACCCCTATGGCTACAAATAATGAAACGACAGAATCCTCAGATAAGCAGAAGAAGATCATTAAAAAGTGCTATTGCAGTTTATGTTATGAGAAGAATGGGAAAAGAAGTGTACATTTTAGAAGACATTGTGATTTATTAACTCCAGAAGATAAGGAAGAGTATAAATTGAGGCATGAAAGAGTTGAGAAGGCGATGGAGCTGTTAAATAAACTCATACCAACCACAGCAAACTCAATTGACTACACTCAATTCAATAACATTAAACTCAAGTCACTGTATAATCATATGCTCGATCAGTGTGACTCACTGTATCTCAAGGCTCTGATCAACGTAGGATTGCTACCAAGTGATACTGATGGTCCAACTGCATTGAGACACGCACCAAACCCAATCGCTAATCCATTAGACTCTACAAACACACCTAATAAGCCATCTGATGGCCCTGCAGTGAATGATGTTTCCGAGCTCACCAAAAACTACATCCGATCATTCAACAACATTTATAAAGTGCAAAACAACCTCGTGCTACCCACACTTTACAAAAACAACACTGACAATACttaa
- a CDS encoding N-acetylglucosaminyl-phosphatidylinositolde-N-ace tylase (SMART 1 transmembrane domain at aa 182-204;~1 probable transmembrane helix predicted for TA10880 by TMHMM2.0 at aa 182-204;~Signal peptide predicted for TA10880 by SignalP 2.0 HMM (Signal peptide probability 0.968, signal anchor probability 0.000) with cleavage site probability 0.748 between residues 17 and 18) — MRFKLLAFIPLFFRGFAEFRNVHMLSHIFEALRFTSTSSPSGNPSIGFLLAHPDDESMFFLPTLGALKSIPKPGEESTFSLYFLYLSNGNAEGKGEARELELANLCEHYGYTCKVVNDPLLQDGDSKWDPEHALPHLKKFVNDHSLRVLFTFDGRGVSGHPNHISAYETAKLASKEMDFLKVFYLQSINMVTKYLSFFSLYMMFYKA; from the exons ATGAGGTTCAAACTACTGGCCTTCATCCCACTCTTTTTCCGTGGATTTGCAGAGTTTCGAAATGTTCACATGCTCTCTCACATCTTCGAGGCACTCAGATTCACAAGCACAAGTTCTCCATCAGGTAATCCAAGCATCGGCTTCCTTCTCGCACATCCTGACGACGAGTCCATGTTCTTCCTCCCAACGCTTGGAGCCCTGAAAAGTATACCGAAGCCTGGGGAGGAATCCACCTTTAGTTTGTACTTCTTATACCTTTCTAACG gaaATGCTGAAGGCAAAGGAGAGGCCAGAGAGCTTGAATTAGCTAATCTATGCGAGCATTATGGGTACACATGCAAAGTGGTAAATGATCCTCTGCTCCAGGACGGAGACTCGAAATGGGACCCTGAACACGCATTACcacatttaaaaaaatttgttaatgATCATAGCCTAAGGGTGTTGTTCACTTTTGATGGTCGAGGCGTTTCAGGCCACCCTAACCACATTTCAGCCTATGAAACCGcaaa GCTCGCTAGTAAGGAGATGGATTTCTTGAAGGTTTTTTACCTCCAGTCGATCAATATGGTTACAAAGTATTTGAGCTTTTTTTCACTCTATATGATGTTTTACAAGGCGTAA
- a CDS encoding proteasome beta 3 subunit, putative (SMART pfam:proteasome (PF00227) at aa 20-205, E()=1.30e-29), with product MVWRILILIYFHYNFGDITSYNGGALVAMMGEGCVAIACDKRLGLNQQVTVSSNFPKAFKVTESCFFAASGLATDVQTLKDEIMFKVNMYKLRGDKEMSVKTLSNMVGSMLYSRRFGPWFVDSVIAGLDTDSSPYITCFDLVGAPCTPTDFVVAGTCSEQLYGVCEALFKPGMDPEQLFETVSQCLMAGIDRDCLSGWGAEVHVITPDRVISRSLKTRMD from the exons ATGGTTTGgagaatattaatacttattt ATTTTCACTACAATTTT GGTGATATCACATCCTATAATGGCGGCGCATTGGTTGCCATGATGGGAGAAGGATGTGTAGCTATCGCATGTGATAAGAGACTTGGACTAAACCAACAAGTTACAGTTAGCTCAAACTTCCCAAAGGCGTTTAAAGTAACTGAATCATGTTTTTTTGCAGCCTCAGGACTGGCAACAGACGTTCAAACACT GAAGGATGAAATAATGTTCAAGGTTAACATGTATAAACTGAGAGGAGATAAGGAAATGAGTGTTAAAACTCTTTCAAACATGGTTGGATCGATGCTCTATTCAAGGCGTTTTGGGCCTTGGTTTGTGGACTCAGTGATTGCGGGATTAGATACTGATAGTTCCCCTTATATCACATGTTTTGATCTTGTCGGAGCGCCCTGTACACCAACAGATTTTGTCGTTGCCGGTACTTGCTCAGAACAACTTTACGGTGTTTGCGAAGCTCTATTCAAGCCAGGAATG GATCCAGAACAACTTTTTGAAACTGTTTCACAATGTTTAATGGCTGGAATTGATCGAGATTGCCTTTCAGGTTGGGGTGCCGAAGTCCATGTTATCACTCCCGATCGAGTAATTTCAAGATCATTAAAAACCAGAATGGACTAA